The sequence GCCGAGGCGCTTCGCCAGTTCGGCCGTCTTGCCGGCCGTCCCGTCGAGGCTGTCGATCACCACCAGCTTGCCGGCGACCTGCTTGCTCGACAGTGCCGTCTTCAGACCGAGACGCCGCACCTTCTTCGGCAGCTCATGACCGTGGTCGCGGACGCGTGGTCCGTGGACGACGCCACCACCGCGGAACTGCACGACGCGGCTCGAGCTGTGACGTGCCCGCCCCGTGCCCTTCTGGCGGTACATCTTGCCGCCGGTGCGGGCGATCTCGTGCCGCTCCTTCGCCTTGTGGGTACCGGCACGCCGCTTCGCAAGCTGCCAGTTGACCACGCGGGCGAGGATATCGGCGCGTACCGGAAGTCCGAAGACCTCGTCCGCGAGGTCGATCGTTCCGACCTCGGCGTTATCGAGGTTCTTGATCGAGAGTTCCATCTACCTCACTCCCCGCCCTGGTCGGCCGGAGCTTCCGCCGCCGGGGTCTCGGGCTGTGCGTCTTGCGCCGCCTGGCGCACCGCCGCCGGATAGGGCAGATCCTGCGGACGGGGTCGCTTGACCGCATCACGGACCTCGACCCAGCCGCCGGCAGAACCCGGGACGGCGCCGCGCAGCAGGATCAGCCCGCGCTCGACATCCGTCGCCACGACCTCGACGTTCTGGGTGGTAACCCGGCGATCGCCCAAGTGACCCGCCATCTTCTTGCCCTTGAACACCTTGCCGGGGTCCTGGCGCTGGCCGGTCGAACCGTGCGAACGGTGGGAAATGGAGACGCCGTGGGTCGCCCGCAAGCCCCCGAAGTGGTGCCGCTTGATAACGCCGGCAAAACCCTTGCCGATCGTCTGGGCGCTGACGTCCACCTTCTGTCCGGCGACGAAGTGGTCGGCCGTCAGTTCGGCGCCGACGTCGACGAGCGCGTCGTCCGCCACGCGGAACTCCACGAGCCGCATCTTCGGCTCGACCTTCGCCTTGGCGAAGTGCCCGCGCTGCGGCTGGGTCACGTTCTTGACCTTGGCCACGCCGGCACCGAGCTGGACGGCGGTATAGCCGTCCGTCTCGACGGTGCGCTGCGCCACCACCTGGCAGCCTTCGAGTTCCAGCACTGTGACCGGCACATGTTCCCCAGCATCATTGAAGATGCGGGTCATGCCGACCTTGCGTGCGATCAGACCGGTTCGCATCGACCTGCCCTCAGAGCTTGATCTCGACGTCGACGCCGGAGGCGAGGTCGAGCTTCATCAGCGCGTCCACCGTCTGCGGCGTCGGGTCGACAATGTCGAGAACGCGCTGATGGGTGCGCACCTCGAACTGTTCCCGCGACTTCTTGTCGATGTGCGGACCACGCAGCACGGTATAGCGCTGCATCCGCGTCGGCAGGGGGATCGGACCGCGCACGCGCGCGCCCGTGCGCTTCGCCGTGCTGACGATCTCCCCGGTCGACTGGTCGAGGATCCGGTGGTCGAAGGCTTTCAGCCGGATCCGTATATTCTGGTTTTCCATGACCCTACATTCTCCAGCGGGCGCCAGCACCCCCGGCCGAGCCGGGGGTGCGCTCCCGAT is a genomic window of Constrictibacter sp. MBR-5 containing:
- the rplD gene encoding 50S ribosomal protein L4 gives rise to the protein MELSIKNLDNAEVGTIDLADEVFGLPVRADILARVVNWQLAKRRAGTHKAKERHEIARTGGKMYRQKGTGRARHSSSRVVQFRGGGVVHGPRVRDHGHELPKKVRRLGLKTALSSKQVAGKLVVIDSLDGTAGKTAELAKRLGGLGWSSVLFIGGTEVDVAFKRAAANLIGVDVLPQQGANVYDILRRDVLVLTRDAVQHLEARLK
- the rplC gene encoding 50S ribosomal protein L3, coding for MRTGLIARKVGMTRIFNDAGEHVPVTVLELEGCQVVAQRTVETDGYTAVQLGAGVAKVKNVTQPQRGHFAKAKVEPKMRLVEFRVADDALVDVGAELTADHFVAGQKVDVSAQTIGKGFAGVIKRHHFGGLRATHGVSISHRSHGSTGQRQDPGKVFKGKKMAGHLGDRRVTTQNVEVVATDVERGLILLRGAVPGSAGGWVEVRDAVKRPRPQDLPYPAAVRQAAQDAQPETPAAEAPADQGGE
- the rpsJ gene encoding 30S ribosomal protein S10 gives rise to the protein MENQNIRIRLKAFDHRILDQSTGEIVSTAKRTGARVRGPIPLPTRMQRYTVLRGPHIDKKSREQFEVRTHQRVLDIVDPTPQTVDALMKLDLASGVDVEIKL